From Acidimicrobiales bacterium, a single genomic window includes:
- the infA gene encoding translation initiation factor IF-1, whose protein sequence is MRPGGSPLPKPKEDAIVLEGTVIEPLPNAMFRVELENGHNVLAHISGKMRMHYIRILPGDRVQVELTPYDLTRGRITYRYK, encoded by the coding sequence ATGCGACCAGGAGGATCACCGCTGCCGAAGCCCAAGGAAGACGCGATCGTGCTCGAGGGCACGGTCATCGAGCCGCTCCCGAACGCCATGTTCCGGGTCGAGCTCGAGAACGGCCACAACGTGCTGGCCCACATCTCGGGGAAGATGCGCATGCACTACATCCGCATCCTGCCCGGGGATCGCGTCCAGGTCGAGCTCACGCCGTACGACCTCACCCGCGGCCGCATCACCTATCGGTACAAGTAG
- the rpmJ gene encoding 50S ribosomal protein L36 yields the protein MKVRPSVKKICEKCKVIRRHGRVQVICTNPRHKQRQG from the coding sequence ATGAAAGTCCGACCGAGCGTCAAGAAGATCTGCGAGAAGTGCAAGGTGATCCGCCGCCACGGGCGGGTGCAGGTCATCTGCACGAACCCCCGACACAAGCAGCGGCAGGGCTGA
- the rpsM gene encoding 30S ribosomal protein S13, protein MARIAGVDVPREKRLEISLTYIFGIGRTRAQQICDANGIDRSTRVRDLTDEEVNRIRAWIDQNLKVEGDLRRDVDQDIRRKMEIGSYQGLRHRRGLPVRGQRTHTNARTRKGPKKTVAGKKKVARK, encoded by the coding sequence GTGGCCCGTATCGCCGGCGTCGACGTCCCCCGCGAGAAGCGGCTCGAGATCAGCCTCACCTACATCTTCGGCATCGGGCGCACCCGCGCCCAGCAGATCTGCGATGCCAACGGCATCGACCGGTCCACCCGCGTCCGCGACCTCACCGACGAAGAGGTCAACCGGATCCGCGCCTGGATCGACCAGAACCTGAAGGTCGAGGGCGACCTGCGTCGTGACGTCGACCAGGACATCCGCCGCAAGATGGAGATCGGCTCCTACCAGGGCCTGCGCCACCGACGCGGCCTCCCGGTCCGCGGCCAGCGCACCCACACCAACGCCCGCACCCGCAAGGGCCCGAAGAAGACCGTGGCCGGCAAGAAGAAGGTGGCACGCAAGTAA